A window from Pseudomonas sp. MRSN 12121 encodes these proteins:
- a CDS encoding GDP-mannose 4,6-dehydratase, with protein MKKRLFVTGLNGFVGRHLQHRLSSADAGWELLPAPPFDLTQPQSLQDLWPELPDAVIHLAGQTFVPEAFRDPARTLQINLLGTLNLLQALKARGFNGTFLYVSSGDVYGQVGEDALPIDEHQPPCPRNPYAVSKASAELLCLQWGMSEGWPMMVARPFNHIGPGQLDSFAVASAARQIARIKLGLQAPRLEVGDIDVTRDFLDVRDVVDAYLALLRSGAAGQVYNICSGREHSIRSLIQQLADIAQVEMELVQDPTRLRRAEQRRVRGSHARLQQATGWTPETTLEQSLRAILSDWESRVRQE; from the coding sequence TTGAAAAAGCGTCTGTTTGTAACGGGCCTGAATGGATTCGTGGGACGTCATCTCCAACACCGCTTGAGTTCCGCCGACGCCGGCTGGGAATTGTTGCCTGCGCCCCCCTTCGACCTGACCCAACCGCAAAGCCTGCAAGACCTCTGGCCCGAGTTGCCGGACGCGGTGATTCACCTGGCCGGCCAGACGTTCGTCCCCGAAGCCTTCCGCGATCCCGCCAGGACCCTGCAGATCAACCTGCTGGGCACCTTGAACCTGTTGCAGGCCCTGAAAGCCCGTGGTTTCAACGGCACCTTCCTGTATGTCAGCTCTGGCGACGTCTATGGCCAGGTCGGCGAAGATGCCCTGCCCATCGACGAGCACCAGCCGCCCTGCCCGCGCAACCCTTATGCGGTGAGCAAGGCCTCGGCCGAACTGTTGTGCCTGCAATGGGGCATGAGCGAAGGCTGGCCCATGATGGTCGCCCGGCCGTTCAACCATATCGGCCCGGGGCAACTGGACAGCTTCGCCGTCGCCAGCGCCGCCCGCCAGATCGCCAGGATCAAGCTCGGCCTGCAGGCGCCCAGGCTGGAAGTCGGCGATATCGATGTCACCCGCGACTTCCTCGACGTCCGCGACGTGGTGGACGCTTACCTGGCCCTGCTGCGCAGTGGGGCCGCGGGCCAGGTCTACAACATCTGCTCCGGCCGGGAGCACAGCATCCGCAGCCTGATCCAGCAGTTGGCCGACATCGCTCAGGTCGAAATGGAACTGGTCCAGGACCCCACCCGCCTGCGGCGGGCAGAACAGCGGCGCGTGCGCGGCAGTCATGCCAGATTGCAACAAGCCACTGGCTGGACACCTGAAACCACACTAGAACAATCCCTGCGGGCGATCCTGTCCGACTGGGAGTCACGGGTACGACAAGAATGA
- the gmd gene encoding GDP-mannose 4,6-dehydratase, with protein sequence MTKSALITGITGQDGAYLAKLLLDKGYRVHGLVARRSSDSRWRLREMGIEDQILYLDGDMADACSVQRAVIKSAPDEVYNLAAQSFVAASWDQPVTTGIVDGLGVTHLLEAIRQFSPHTRFYQASTSEMFGLIQAERQDESTPFYPRSPYGVAKLYGHWITVNYRESFGLHASSGILFNHESPLRGIEFVTRKVTDAAARIKQGKQQELRLGNIDAKRDWGFAGDYVEAMWLMLQQDKADDFVVATGVTTTVREMCQIAFEHVGLNYRDYVKIDPAFFRPAEVDVLLGNPAKAQRLLGWKPRTDLDTLIRMMMDADMKRVAKE encoded by the coding sequence ATGACAAAAAGTGCACTGATCACAGGGATTACCGGGCAGGACGGCGCCTATCTGGCCAAGTTGCTGCTGGACAAGGGCTATCGGGTCCACGGGCTGGTGGCGCGGCGCAGCAGCGACTCGCGCTGGCGCTTGCGCGAAATGGGCATCGAAGACCAGATCCTCTACCTGGACGGCGACATGGCCGACGCCTGCTCCGTGCAACGGGCCGTGATCAAGTCCGCTCCGGACGAGGTCTACAACCTGGCGGCGCAAAGTTTCGTCGCCGCCTCCTGGGACCAGCCGGTGACCACCGGCATCGTCGACGGGCTGGGGGTCACCCATCTGCTCGAAGCGATCCGCCAGTTCAGCCCGCACACCCGCTTCTACCAGGCCTCCACCAGCGAGATGTTCGGCCTGATCCAGGCCGAGCGGCAGGACGAGAGCACCCCCTTCTACCCTCGCAGCCCCTACGGCGTGGCCAAGCTCTATGGTCACTGGATCACCGTGAACTACCGCGAGAGCTTCGGCCTGCATGCCAGCAGCGGCATCCTGTTCAACCACGAGTCGCCGCTGCGTGGCATCGAATTCGTCACCCGCAAGGTCACCGACGCCGCCGCCCGGATCAAGCAGGGCAAGCAGCAGGAACTGCGCCTGGGCAACATCGACGCCAAGCGCGACTGGGGATTCGCCGGCGACTATGTCGAAGCCATGTGGCTGATGCTGCAACAGGACAAGGCCGACGATTTCGTGGTCGCCACCGGGGTAACCACCACGGTGCGCGAAATGTGCCAGATCGCTTTCGAGCATGTCGGCCTGAACTACCGTGACTACGTGAAGATCGACCCGGCGTTCTTCCGTCCTGCGGAAGTCGATGTGCTGCTGGGCAATCCGGCCAAGGCCCAGCGGCTGCTCGGCTGGAAACCCCGGACCGATCTGGACACCCTGATCCGCATGATGATGGATGCGGACATGAAACGCGTCGCCAAGGAGTAA
- a CDS encoding mannose-1-phosphate guanylyltransferase/mannose-6-phosphate isomerase, translating to MLIPVILSGGAGTRLWPVSREGHPKPFMTLPDGQSLLGKTYRRAATLLAGSGDIVTVTNRDHYFQSKDHFQAARLDRHHGHFILEPTGRNTAPAIAVAALAAQARHGDQATLVVMPADHLIRNEEAFKNAVAHAAQLAETGHLVTFGVTPDAPETGFGYIESGSALDDRGAARVARFVEKPDLKTALGYLESGRFLWNSGMFCFTVATLLAELQQHAPELLERARACLAASAPVETGRITQHELSAEHFAEMPDISIDYALMEVSGQVAVVPAQFDWSDIGSWGAISALVDADAQDNRASGEALFIDSHGNFVQSEGRMIATVGVDNLIVVETADAILVAHADRAQDVRQVARQLKDRNHESYRLHRTVSRPWGSYTVLEEGPGFKIKKIVVKPGAALSLQMHHHRNEHWVVVKGTAMVTNNGDGSHLVNSNESTFIAAGHKHRLANPGVIDLVIIEVQSGEYLGEDDIVRFEDQYGRTA from the coding sequence ATGCTGATTCCAGTGATTCTTTCCGGCGGTGCCGGGACTCGCTTGTGGCCGGTATCGCGCGAAGGTCATCCCAAGCCCTTCATGACCCTGCCCGACGGGCAGAGTCTGCTGGGCAAGACCTATCGGCGCGCGGCCACGTTGCTGGCCGGTAGCGGCGACATCGTTACCGTGACCAACCGCGACCACTACTTTCAAAGCAAGGATCACTTCCAGGCCGCCAGGCTGGATCGGCATCATGGACACTTCATCCTCGAACCCACCGGGCGCAACACCGCCCCGGCGATAGCCGTCGCGGCCCTGGCCGCGCAGGCCCGGCACGGCGACCAGGCGACCCTGGTGGTGATGCCGGCGGACCATCTGATCCGCAATGAAGAGGCGTTCAAAAACGCCGTCGCTCACGCCGCGCAGCTGGCCGAAACCGGGCATCTGGTCACCTTCGGCGTCACCCCGGACGCGCCGGAAACCGGCTTTGGCTATATCGAGTCAGGCTCCGCCCTCGACGATCGCGGCGCCGCCAGGGTCGCGCGCTTCGTGGAAAAACCCGATCTGAAGACCGCCCTGGGCTATCTCGAGAGCGGCCGTTTCCTGTGGAACTCGGGCATGTTCTGTTTCACCGTCGCCACGCTGCTGGCCGAGCTGCAACAGCACGCCCCCGAGCTGCTGGAACGGGCTCGCGCCTGCCTGGCCGCAAGCGCGCCGGTGGAAACCGGCCGCATCACCCAGCATGAGCTGTCAGCGGAGCATTTCGCCGAGATGCCGGACATTTCCATCGACTACGCGCTGATGGAGGTATCGGGCCAGGTTGCCGTGGTGCCGGCGCAGTTCGATTGGAGCGACATCGGCTCCTGGGGCGCCATCAGCGCCCTGGTGGACGCCGATGCCCAGGACAACCGCGCCAGCGGTGAAGCGCTGTTCATCGACAGCCACGGCAACTTCGTCCAGAGCGAAGGCCGCATGATCGCCACCGTGGGCGTCGACAACCTGATCGTGGTCGAGACCGCCGACGCCATCCTGGTGGCCCACGCGGACCGCGCCCAGGATGTGCGCCAGGTGGCCCGCCAGCTCAAGGACCGCAATCACGAATCCTACCGCCTGCACCGCACGGTCAGCCGGCCCTGGGGCAGCTACACCGTGCTGGAGGAAGGCCCGGGCTTCAAGATCAAGAAGATCGTGGTCAAGCCGGGGGCGGCGCTGTCGCTGCAGATGCACCACCATCGCAATGAACACTGGGTGGTGGTCAAGGGCACAGCCATGGTCACCAACAACGGCGACGGCTCGCATCTGGTCAACAGCAACGAATCCACCTTCATCGCCGCCGGGCACAAGCATCGGCTGGCCAATCCGGGAGTGATCGACCTGGTCATCATCGAAGTGCAGAGCGGCGAATACCTGGGCGAAGACGACATCGTGCGCTTCGAAGACCAATACGGCAGGACGGCCTGA
- a CDS encoding ABC transporter permease: MLLNLYRSLRGYRGFILGSVQREFQARYRNSLFGALWTVLNPLSMIVVYTVIFSQVMRARLPGVEDGLAYSVYLCAGLLTWGLFSELTLRSQNMFLENANLLKKISFPRICLPVIVLLNAGINFAIILGLFLGFLLITGRLPGLALLALVPLLLLQVLFCAGLGMILGVLNVFFRDVAQFYGIFLQFWFWLTPIVYPIGILPESIQRLLALNPLTALMHSYQNLFLYDQWPQWSSLTPLLVISLLFCAMGLRLFRQRVGEMVDEL, encoded by the coding sequence ATGCTGCTCAATCTGTACCGCTCGCTGCGCGGCTATCGGGGCTTCATCCTTGGTAGCGTGCAGCGCGAGTTCCAGGCGCGCTATCGCAACTCGCTGTTCGGCGCCCTGTGGACCGTGCTCAATCCGCTGTCGATGATCGTCGTCTACACGGTGATCTTTTCCCAGGTGATGCGCGCCCGCCTGCCCGGCGTGGAAGACGGCCTGGCCTACAGCGTCTACCTGTGCGCCGGACTGCTGACCTGGGGCCTGTTTTCCGAGCTGACCCTGCGCAGCCAGAACATGTTCCTGGAAAACGCCAACCTGCTGAAGAAGATCAGCTTCCCGCGCATCTGCCTGCCGGTGATCGTGCTGCTCAACGCCGGCATCAACTTCGCGATCATCCTCGGCCTGTTCCTCGGCTTCCTGTTGATCACCGGGCGCTTGCCGGGCCTGGCGCTGCTGGCGCTGGTCCCGCTGCTGCTGTTGCAGGTGCTGTTCTGCGCCGGCCTGGGCATGATCCTCGGGGTGCTGAATGTGTTCTTCCGCGATGTCGCGCAGTTCTACGGCATCTTCCTGCAGTTCTGGTTCTGGCTCACACCCATCGTCTACCCCATCGGCATCCTGCCCGAGTCGATCCAGCGCCTGCTGGCGCTCAACCCGCTGACCGCGCTGATGCACAGCTACCAGAACCTGTTCCTGTACGACCAATGGCCACAGTGGAGTTCGCTGACACCGCTGCTGGTGATCAGCCTGTTGTTCTGCGCCATGGGGCTGCGGCTGTTCCGCCAGCGCGTCGGTGAAATGGTGGATGAGCTCTGA
- a CDS encoding ABC transporter ATP-binding protein, translating to MGHIRVTGLGKAYKQYPNRWSRLFEWLIPFSAPRHQLHWVLQGVDFEIEPGQAVGIVGVNGAGKSTLLKMITGTTQPTCGEIRLQGRVAALLELGMGFHPDFTGRQNVVMAGQLLGMQVEEIEALMPDIEAFAEIGEAIDHPVRTYSSGMQMRLAFSVATARRPDILIVDEALSVGDAYFQHKSFERIRSFRRAGSTLLIVSHDRSAIQSICDTAILLEQGRVALHGKPEEVMDYYNAMLAEREGQTVRQEMLANGQVRTISGTGEAGILSVHLRDERERSIEVAEVGQPVVLEVQVEVRQAIERLVLGFMIKDRLGQPMYGINTHRQDQALTDLHAGEHVTFRFAFTMGLGKGNYSVALSLSRLDSHLDRNFEWRDYGLVFHVINNRQEDFVGCSWLQARTSIVREPLKSPEPMTQRVAP from the coding sequence ATGGGACATATACGCGTCACCGGCCTGGGCAAGGCCTACAAGCAGTACCCGAACCGCTGGAGCCGGCTGTTCGAATGGCTGATTCCGTTTTCCGCGCCGCGCCATCAGTTGCACTGGGTGCTGCAGGGCGTCGATTTCGAGATCGAGCCGGGCCAGGCCGTGGGCATCGTCGGGGTCAACGGCGCCGGCAAGAGCACCCTGCTGAAGATGATCACCGGCACCACCCAGCCGACCTGCGGCGAGATCCGGCTGCAGGGCCGGGTCGCGGCGCTGCTGGAGCTGGGCATGGGCTTTCATCCGGACTTCACCGGACGCCAGAACGTGGTCATGGCCGGCCAGTTGCTGGGCATGCAGGTCGAGGAAATCGAAGCCCTGATGCCGGACATCGAAGCCTTCGCCGAAATCGGCGAGGCCATCGACCATCCGGTGCGCACCTATTCCAGCGGCATGCAGATGCGCCTGGCGTTCAGCGTAGCCACGGCGCGCCGCCCGGACATCCTGATCGTCGACGAGGCTCTATCGGTGGGCGATGCCTATTTCCAGCACAAGAGCTTCGAACGCATCCGCAGCTTCCGCCGTGCCGGCAGCACCCTGCTGATCGTTTCCCATGACCGCTCGGCGATCCAGTCGATCTGCGACACCGCGATCCTGCTGGAGCAGGGCCGCGTGGCCCTGCATGGCAAGCCGGAAGAAGTGATGGACTACTACAACGCCATGCTCGCCGAGCGCGAGGGCCAGACGGTGCGCCAGGAAATGCTGGCCAACGGTCAGGTGCGGACCATTTCCGGCACCGGCGAGGCCGGGATCCTCAGCGTGCACCTGCGCGACGAACGCGAGCGCTCGATCGAGGTGGCCGAAGTCGGCCAGCCGGTGGTGCTGGAAGTGCAGGTCGAGGTGCGCCAGGCCATCGAGCGGCTGGTACTGGGCTTCATGATCAAGGACCGCCTCGGCCAGCCCATGTATGGCATCAACACCCATCGCCAGGACCAGGCCCTGACCGACCTTCACGCCGGCGAACACGTCACCTTCCGCTTCGCCTTCACCATGGGTCTGGGCAAGGGCAACTACTCGGTGGCCCTGAGCCTGTCGCGGCTGGATTCGCACCTGGACCGCAACTTCGAGTGGCGCGACTACGGCCTGGTCTTCCATGTCATCAACAACCGCCAGGAAGATTTCGTCGGCTGCTCCTGGCTGCAGGCGCGGACCAGCATCGTCCGCGAGCCCCTGAAGTCCCCCGAACCGATGACCCAGCGAGTGGCGCCATGA
- a CDS encoding glycosyltransferase family 1 protein, with translation MTRLLIECTYVFEHPETNSGIQRVVRNVIRELPAADASAECIPVVMLKDKLYRVLSLKPLKAERWNLMGLRVRLEQMANVFWVRHRALERRKPFTSYLPRRLLYVACRLTALVCFSIPLRLCNRLLNTRQIPQRCIPLQHQPGDQLVLLDSSWHADFFPLAEQLKRDGVGIVSVIYDLIPLTHPQFCDAGLVRVFNHWFDWIARTADGYMAISATIRDQVREEMLRRVGDEQVAQRWFDFFHLGSELDLCSENSRIDPALTQLFKNRAPVFLMVSTIEPRKNHGYLIDAFERVWAAGSQARLCIAGRIGWKCEALIERIRRHPELNRRLFMFNALDDNSLEYAYSKATALVFPSYVEGFGLPLVEAMQRGLPAMGSDIPVFREIGGEFMAYFDLNDSQSLADLVIEHETSGVFPAARHVDEWRWLGWREASAQLVERIAYHRNHAPSVMETHDADSP, from the coding sequence ATGACCCGACTGTTGATCGAATGCACCTACGTGTTCGAACACCCTGAAACCAACTCGGGCATCCAGCGCGTGGTGCGCAACGTCATCCGTGAACTGCCGGCGGCCGACGCCTCGGCCGAGTGCATCCCGGTGGTCATGCTCAAAGACAAGCTCTATCGGGTCTTGAGCCTCAAGCCGTTGAAGGCCGAACGTTGGAACCTGATGGGGCTGCGGGTACGCCTGGAACAGATGGCCAACGTCTTCTGGGTACGCCACCGGGCCCTGGAGCGGCGTAAGCCTTTCACCTCGTACCTGCCACGCCGACTGCTCTATGTGGCTTGCCGCCTGACCGCCCTGGTCTGCTTCAGCATTCCGCTGCGATTGTGCAACCGGCTTTTGAATACTCGGCAGATCCCTCAACGCTGCATTCCCCTGCAGCATCAACCGGGCGACCAGCTGGTGTTGCTGGACTCCTCCTGGCACGCCGATTTTTTTCCCCTGGCCGAACAGCTCAAGCGCGACGGGGTAGGCATCGTCTCGGTGATCTACGACCTGATTCCGCTGACTCATCCCCAGTTCTGCGACGCCGGGCTGGTCCGGGTGTTCAACCACTGGTTCGACTGGATCGCCCGCACCGCCGACGGCTACATGGCGATTTCCGCGACCATCCGCGACCAGGTCCGCGAAGAGATGCTGCGCCGGGTGGGCGACGAGCAGGTGGCGCAACGCTGGTTCGACTTTTTCCACCTCGGCTCGGAACTGGATCTGTGCAGCGAAAACTCGCGGATCGACCCGGCGCTGACGCAGCTGTTCAAGAACCGTGCACCGGTGTTCCTGATGGTCAGCACCATCGAACCACGCAAGAACCATGGATACCTGATCGATGCCTTCGAGCGTGTCTGGGCTGCCGGGTCCCAGGCGCGCCTGTGCATTGCCGGGCGTATCGGCTGGAAATGCGAGGCACTGATCGAGCGGATTCGTCGTCATCCCGAACTGAACCGACGTCTGTTCATGTTCAACGCCCTGGACGACAACAGCCTGGAGTACGCCTATTCCAAGGCCACGGCCCTGGTATTCCCCTCCTATGTCGAAGGCTTCGGCCTGCCCCTGGTAGAGGCCATGCAGCGTGGCCTGCCGGCCATGGGCAGCGATATTCCGGTGTTTCGCGAAATCGGTGGGGAGTTCATGGCCTATTTCGATCTGAATGACTCGCAAAGCCTGGCCGACCTTGTCATCGAGCATGAAACCAGCGGCGTGTTTCCCGCCGCCCGCCATGTCGATGAATGGCGCTGGCTGGGCTGGCGCGAAGCCAGTGCGCAACTCGTCGAGCGTATTGCCTACCACCGCAACCATGCCCCTTCCGTCATGGAGACGCATGATGCGGATAGCCCTTAA
- a CDS encoding glycosyltransferase family 1 protein, whose amino-acid sequence MRIALNARILQAPRTGIGQYVAELVSALVDEQDLELSLFHGWGWGRELPAAAMPGYSRLAPWLRRIPGAYRARRWLEQQRFNGSQSPAVDLYHEPSLWPLEFDGPTVITLHDLTHLHYPSTQPPARLKEIERRLGAGVEQARLILTDSQFVADEAQDYFGLPRDRFVVAPLGVAARFHPREHAELEHSLAPHGLQPRGYFLCVGTLEPRKNLSQALEAHARMPSTLRQRYPLLIIGMAGWEQGQFSEVLQKGLASGHVRLLGYLPDEQVAQWVAGARALVFPSLYEGFGLPVLEAMASGTPVVLTRRSAMPEVAGAAGNYVEPGDVEGLSTTLLRLIDDEPHWQTCREAGLQQAGLFSWKHCAQITARTYRQAMGG is encoded by the coding sequence ATGCGGATAGCCCTTAACGCCCGCATTCTCCAGGCCCCGCGGACCGGCATCGGCCAGTATGTGGCCGAACTGGTCTCGGCGCTGGTGGACGAACAGGATCTCGAACTATCGCTGTTCCATGGTTGGGGCTGGGGCCGCGAACTGCCTGCCGCCGCCATGCCGGGCTATTCCCGGCTGGCCCCCTGGCTACGACGGATCCCCGGAGCCTACCGGGCCCGACGCTGGCTGGAGCAGCAGCGCTTCAACGGCAGCCAGTCGCCAGCGGTCGACCTCTATCACGAGCCCAGCCTCTGGCCACTGGAATTCGACGGCCCGACCGTGATCACCCTGCATGACTTGACCCACCTGCATTACCCCTCCACCCAGCCGCCGGCACGCTTGAAGGAAATCGAGCGACGCCTTGGTGCAGGCGTAGAGCAGGCAAGGCTGATCCTGACCGATTCGCAGTTTGTCGCCGATGAGGCCCAGGACTATTTTGGCCTGCCCCGGGACCGCTTCGTGGTAGCCCCGCTGGGGGTCGCCGCGCGTTTCCATCCACGGGAGCATGCCGAGCTGGAACACAGCCTGGCCCCCCACGGCCTGCAACCTCGTGGCTATTTTCTCTGTGTCGGTACGCTTGAGCCCCGCAAGAACTTGTCGCAAGCCCTCGAAGCCCACGCACGGATGCCATCCACACTGCGTCAACGCTATCCATTGCTGATTATCGGTATGGCCGGCTGGGAACAAGGGCAGTTCAGCGAGGTGCTGCAAAAAGGCCTGGCCAGCGGCCATGTGCGCCTGCTCGGCTACTTGCCGGACGAACAGGTGGCGCAATGGGTGGCAGGGGCCAGGGCGCTGGTCTTTCCGTCACTGTATGAAGGTTTCGGCCTTCCGGTCCTGGAGGCCATGGCCAGCGGCACCCCCGTGGTGCTGACACGGCGCTCGGCGATGCCGGAAGTCGCGGGAGCGGCGGGCAATTATGTCGAGCCCGGCGACGTGGAAGGCTTATCCACTACCCTGCTACGCCTGATCGACGACGAGCCCCACTGGCAAACATGCCGCGAGGCTGGATTACAACAAGCCGGGCTTTTTTCCTGGAAGCACTGCGCGCAAATCACCGCGCGCACCTATCGCCAGGCCATGGGAGGCTGA
- a CDS encoding glycosyltransferase family 4 protein, giving the protein MRVLHFFKTYLPDSVGGIEQVIFQLCESGALHGTDGQVLTLSTNPQPRVLKLGHHEVHRARLDIQFASTGFSYSVFKQFREMAAEADVVNYHFPWPFMDVVHFMSGLDKPCVATYHSDIIRQRHLLKLYRPLMNRFLGSVDRIVAASPNYLHTSDVLQRFRDKTRVIPYGLNKAGYPQPDNERMNHWRQRLGERFFLFVGVMRYYKGLHILLDALKDVDYPVVIVGAGPLEAELHAQAAALGLRNLHFLGRLGDEDKVALLQLSYAIVFPSHLRSEAFGISLLEGAMYGKPMISSEIGTGTSYINIHGETGLVVPPSDPLAFRAAMRQLWDNPGQAAQMGLKAEARYRQLFTADDMGRKWNELYHELLEEKALSYA; this is encoded by the coding sequence ATGCGCGTCTTGCACTTCTTCAAAACCTATCTGCCCGATTCGGTCGGCGGCATCGAACAGGTCATTTTTCAGCTATGCGAAAGCGGTGCCCTGCACGGCACCGACGGCCAGGTCCTGACCCTCAGTACCAACCCGCAACCCAGGGTGCTGAAGCTCGGCCACCATGAGGTACACCGCGCCAGGCTGGACATCCAGTTCGCCTCCACCGGCTTCTCCTACAGCGTGTTCAAGCAGTTTCGCGAGATGGCCGCCGAGGCCGACGTGGTCAATTACCACTTCCCCTGGCCGTTCATGGACGTGGTGCACTTCATGAGTGGCCTGGACAAGCCCTGCGTGGCCACCTACCACTCCGACATCATTCGCCAGCGCCACCTGCTCAAGCTGTACCGCCCCTTGATGAACCGCTTCCTGGGCAGCGTCGACCGGATCGTCGCCGCCTCGCCGAACTACCTGCACACCAGTGATGTGCTGCAACGCTTCCGGGACAAGACGCGGGTCATCCCCTATGGCCTGAACAAGGCCGGTTATCCACAGCCCGACAACGAACGCATGAATCACTGGCGCCAGCGCCTGGGCGAACGCTTCTTCCTGTTCGTCGGGGTGATGCGCTACTACAAGGGCCTGCACATCCTGCTCGACGCCCTCAAGGACGTGGATTATCCGGTGGTGATCGTCGGCGCCGGCCCGCTGGAGGCCGAACTGCATGCCCAGGCCGCGGCGCTGGGCCTGCGCAACCTGCATTTCCTCGGCCGCCTGGGGGACGAAGACAAGGTCGCCCTGCTGCAACTGAGCTATGCGATCGTCTTCCCTTCGCACCTGCGCTCCGAGGCATTCGGCATCTCCCTGCTCGAAGGCGCGATGTACGGCAAGCCGATGATCTCCAGCGAAATCGGCACCGGCACCAGCTACATCAATATCCATGGCGAAACCGGCCTGGTGGTGCCACCGAGCGATCCCCTGGCCTTCCGCGCCGCCATGCGCCAGCTCTGGGACAACCCCGGACAGGCCGCGCAGATGGGGCTCAAGGCCGAAGCCCGCTACCGGCAACTGTTCACCGCCGACGACATGGGCCGCAAATGGAACGAGCTGTACCACGAGCTGCTGGAGGAAAAGGCCCTGTCCTACGCCTGA
- a CDS encoding glutathione S-transferase family protein, whose protein sequence is MQAIKLYNFPRSGHAHRVELMLSLLELPFELIFVDLAKGEHKQAAFLKLNAFGQVPVIDDQGVVLADSNAILVYLAQKYGQGRWLPSDPVGAARVQRWLSVAAGPIAFGPAAARLITVFGAQHNAEEVIARSHALLKVVEQELAASSYLAGNEPTIADIAGYSYIAHAPEGNVSLADYPQVRAWLARIEALPGFVGMPRTAAGLQSA, encoded by the coding sequence ATGCAAGCCATCAAGCTCTACAACTTTCCCCGTTCCGGTCATGCCCATCGCGTCGAGCTGATGCTGTCGCTGCTGGAGCTGCCTTTCGAGCTGATCTTCGTCGATCTGGCGAAAGGCGAGCACAAACAAGCGGCGTTCCTCAAGTTGAATGCGTTCGGCCAAGTGCCGGTGATCGACGATCAGGGCGTGGTGCTGGCCGATTCCAACGCGATCCTGGTGTACCTGGCGCAGAAATATGGCCAGGGTCGCTGGCTGCCCAGCGATCCGGTGGGCGCGGCGCGGGTCCAGCGCTGGCTGTCGGTAGCGGCGGGGCCGATTGCCTTCGGCCCGGCGGCGGCGCGTCTGATCACGGTATTCGGCGCGCAGCATAACGCCGAAGAAGTCATCGCCCGTTCCCATGCGCTGCTCAAGGTGGTCGAGCAGGAGCTGGCCGCCAGCTCTTACCTGGCGGGCAACGAACCGACCATCGCCGATATCGCCGGCTACAGCTATATCGCCCACGCCCCTGAAGGCAACGTGTCGCTGGCGGATTATCCACAGGTGCGCGCTTGGCTGGCGCGTATCGAAGCCTTGCCTGGTTTCGTCGGCATGCCGCGCACGGCGGCAGGCCTGCAAAGCGCCTGA
- a CDS encoding LysR family transcriptional regulator, with translation MDRFQEMQVFISVAQEQGFAAAARRLGLSAPSVTRAVAALEQRIGTPLLTRTTRNVLLTEAGQRYLEDSRRILAELQDAEASAAGIHALPRGPLTITAPVLFGELFVTPLMVDYLQRFTEVSINALLVDRVVNMLEEGVDVAVRIGELPDSGQHAMRVGEVRRVVCAAPAFLARHGRPRHPQELRQATVIAPSSIGQSKSWLFDDAGTPLSVRAEPRLVVTANQAAINAACRGLGLTRVLSYQVADKVAAGELEIVLAEYELAPLPIHVVYQGGRKASARVRSFVDFAVQALREHPALQP, from the coding sequence GTGGACCGATTCCAGGAAATGCAGGTGTTCATCAGCGTTGCCCAGGAGCAGGGCTTCGCTGCCGCGGCCCGGCGCCTGGGGTTGTCGGCGCCCAGCGTGACCCGCGCGGTGGCGGCGCTGGAACAGCGCATCGGCACCCCCTTGCTGACCCGCACCACGCGTAACGTGCTGCTGACGGAAGCCGGCCAGCGTTACCTGGAAGACAGCCGGCGCATCCTCGCCGAGTTGCAGGACGCCGAGGCCTCGGCCGCCGGCATTCATGCCCTGCCGCGGGGGCCGCTGACAATTACCGCTCCGGTGTTGTTCGGCGAGTTGTTCGTCACGCCGCTGATGGTGGATTACCTGCAGCGCTTTACCGAGGTCAGCATCAACGCCCTGTTGGTCGACCGGGTGGTGAACATGCTCGAGGAGGGCGTGGATGTCGCGGTGCGTATCGGCGAGTTGCCCGACAGCGGCCAGCACGCAATGCGCGTCGGCGAGGTGCGCCGGGTGGTCTGTGCCGCTCCGGCGTTTCTCGCTCGCCATGGCCGGCCGCGACATCCCCAGGAACTGCGCCAGGCGACGGTGATCGCGCCGTCCTCGATCGGCCAGTCGAAAAGCTGGCTGTTCGACGACGCTGGCACGCCCCTGAGCGTGCGGGCGGAGCCACGGCTGGTGGTCACCGCCAACCAGGCGGCGATCAACGCCGCTTGCCGCGGGCTGGGGCTGACCCGGGTGCTGTCGTATCAGGTGGCGGACAAGGTGGCGGCCGGAGAACTGGAGATCGTGCTGGCGGAATACGAGCTGGCGCCGTTGCCGATCCATGTGGTGTACCAGGGCGGGCGCAAGGCGTCGGCGCGGGTGCGCAGTTTCGTCGATTTTGCGGTGCAGGCGCTGCGCGAGCACCCGGCGTTGCAACCCTAG